The following proteins are encoded in a genomic region of Saccharopolyspora antimicrobica:
- a CDS encoding MFS transporter encodes MSETAVRRTPDPAVLRKVALSGLLGTVIEYYDFLLYGTLAAIVFGELFFPGSDPVVGTIASFGTLAVGYVARPVGGIVFGHFGDRMGRKSMLVVTMVMMGLASVLIGLLPTYHVIGVWAPVLLVLCRIVQGVAIGGEWAGATLMVVEHADAKRRGLWNGLLQMGSPLGSVLSTIAVALVTRLPEEQLMSWGWRVPFLFSAVLLGVGLYVRISIAESPLFEQSRAAVDKPKVPLVEVLRNPGTFVLASAVGIGPFALTALISTFMITYGRSIGYDTADVVTGVLITAVIGLVAIPLFSVLSDHLGRRTVVVGGAAGIVLLAFPMYALVNTKVVALLFVGMALGQLIQNAMYAPLGPLLSEMFGTGVRYTGVSLGYQVGALVGGGFTPLLASSVFTVSGAPSSTPLAVLAGACGLVTLLAIWRTGETRGRDLTQEVETRAGAST; translated from the coding sequence ATGTCCGAAACCGCCGTGCGAAGAACTCCCGATCCGGCCGTGCTGCGCAAGGTCGCGCTGTCCGGCCTGCTCGGCACCGTCATCGAGTACTACGACTTCCTGCTCTACGGAACGCTGGCCGCCATCGTGTTCGGCGAGCTGTTCTTCCCGGGATCCGATCCGGTCGTCGGCACCATCGCCTCGTTCGGGACGCTGGCCGTCGGTTACGTCGCCCGGCCCGTCGGCGGGATCGTCTTCGGGCACTTCGGCGACCGGATGGGCCGCAAGTCGATGCTCGTGGTCACCATGGTCATGATGGGTCTGGCGAGCGTGCTGATCGGCCTGCTGCCGACCTACCACGTGATCGGGGTGTGGGCGCCGGTCCTGCTGGTGCTGTGCCGGATCGTGCAGGGCGTGGCCATCGGCGGCGAATGGGCCGGTGCGACGCTGATGGTCGTCGAGCACGCCGACGCCAAGCGCAGGGGGCTGTGGAACGGTCTGCTGCAGATGGGTTCGCCGCTGGGCTCGGTGCTCTCGACGATCGCGGTCGCGCTGGTGACCAGGCTGCCCGAGGAGCAGCTGATGTCCTGGGGTTGGCGGGTGCCGTTCCTGTTCAGCGCGGTGCTGCTCGGCGTCGGGCTGTACGTGCGGATCAGCATCGCCGAGAGCCCGCTGTTCGAGCAGTCGCGGGCCGCCGTGGACAAGCCGAAGGTCCCGCTGGTGGAGGTGCTGCGCAATCCCGGCACCTTCGTCCTCGCCAGCGCCGTCGGCATCGGTCCGTTCGCGCTGACCGCGTTGATCAGCACCTTCATGATCACCTACGGCCGGTCCATCGGGTACGACACCGCCGACGTGGTGACCGGAGTGCTGATCACCGCCGTGATAGGGCTGGTGGCCATCCCGCTGTTCTCCGTGCTGTCGGACCACCTCGGCCGCCGGACCGTGGTGGTGGGTGGTGCGGCGGGGATCGTGCTGCTGGCTTTCCCGATGTACGCCCTGGTCAACACGAAGGTGGTGGCTCTGCTGTTCGTCGGCATGGCGCTGGGGCAGTTGATCCAGAACGCGATGTACGCGCCGCTCGGCCCGCTGCTGTCGGAGATGTTCGGCACCGGCGTCCGCTACACCGGCGTCTCGCTCGGCTACCAGGTGGGCGCACTCGTCGGCGGAGGCTTCACACCGCTGCTCGCCAGCAGCGTGTTCACCGTCTCGGGCGCGCCGTCGAGCACTCCGCTGGCGGTGCTGGCGGGCGCTTGCGGCCTCGTGACGCTGCTGGCCATCTGGCGCACCGGTGAGACTCGCGGTCGTGATCTGACGCAGGAGGTCGAGACGCGCGCTGGTGCCTCGACCTGA
- a CDS encoding IclR family transcriptional regulator, with protein sequence MTSTLRTSAESAVEQRVPPSMVERLTLILDLFERPHTHQTLEDVTRRTRLPRSTAHRILDQLVRLRWLDHTTSGYRLGKRALGLGGREIGQNALRSAAAPVLHDLAIRTELVVHLAVLVDTEVYYLDKVGGRSAVEVPSRVGGRAPAHCTALGKAMLAWLPVERVETEYGNAVRRTARSIADPGVLHQELDRIRRRRGLAFERGECFPTVGCVGIALRGRDGPVGAISLVGDVQSPLERVAPLLIQAAHAISTELATIADVPRQPRPDLAIAQQSWPNEPVAQLLAVGGDWL encoded by the coding sequence ATGACCTCAACGTTGAGGACGAGTGCCGAGTCGGCAGTCGAGCAGCGCGTCCCGCCGTCCATGGTGGAGCGGCTGACACTGATCCTGGACCTGTTCGAACGCCCGCACACCCATCAGACATTGGAGGACGTGACCCGGCGGACCCGTCTCCCCCGCTCCACGGCCCATCGCATCCTGGACCAGCTCGTCCGCTTGCGGTGGCTCGACCACACGACGTCCGGGTACCGGCTCGGCAAGCGCGCGCTCGGGCTCGGCGGCCGCGAGATCGGGCAGAACGCGCTGCGCAGCGCAGCGGCACCCGTGCTCCACGACCTGGCGATCCGCACCGAGCTGGTAGTGCACCTGGCGGTCCTCGTCGACACCGAGGTGTACTACCTGGACAAGGTGGGCGGCCGCTCCGCCGTCGAGGTGCCCTCGCGCGTCGGCGGCCGCGCCCCGGCGCACTGCACCGCGCTCGGCAAAGCGATGCTCGCCTGGTTGCCCGTGGAACGAGTCGAGACCGAGTACGGCAACGCGGTCCGCCGCACCGCGCGCAGCATCGCCGATCCCGGCGTCCTGCACCAGGAACTCGACCGGATCCGGCGCCGCCGCGGATTGGCCTTCGAACGCGGCGAGTGCTTCCCGACGGTCGGCTGCGTCGGCATCGCGCTGCGCGGACGGGACGGCCCGGTGGGCGCGATCTCGCTGGTGGGCGACGTGCAGTCGCCGCTGGAGCGGGTCGCTCCCCTGCTCATCCAGGCCGCCCACGCCATCTCGACCGAACTCGCCACCATCGCGGACGTGCCGAGGCAGCCGCGACCGGACCTCGCGATCGCCCAGCAGTCGTGGCCGAACGAGCCGGTGGCCCAGCTGCTCGCGGTCGGTGGCGACTGGTTGTGA
- a CDS encoding alpha/beta hydrolase: protein MFDEEVAAVIQSLDAGFPRVEEMTGPEARAAIAARRQPVRNPDVVAKTEDRRIPGPGGELPVRLYFPHHDGDGALPVVVFCHGGGFVFCDLESHDGFCRELSARTESVVISVDYRLAPEHRAPAAAHDAYAALTWAAENARELGGDPDRLLIAGDSAGGNLAASACLLARDAGGPGVAAQVLIYPALDPACDSASYRERGSGYGNTKAAMEWYWRQYLPADGAVEPRYQVEPLAADTFRGLPPAIVVTAGLDPLSDDGRAYAAALARDGVAVTHRHYPGLFHGFLTIMPLQAGQSARDLLWHDLRAAAKRGAP from the coding sequence GTGTTCGACGAAGAGGTCGCGGCGGTCATCCAGTCGCTCGACGCGGGTTTTCCGCGGGTCGAGGAGATGACCGGGCCCGAAGCACGTGCCGCGATCGCGGCGCGGCGGCAACCGGTGCGCAACCCGGACGTCGTGGCGAAGACCGAAGACCGGAGGATTCCCGGGCCCGGCGGTGAGCTTCCGGTCCGCCTGTACTTCCCGCACCACGACGGTGACGGGGCGCTGCCGGTGGTCGTCTTCTGCCACGGCGGCGGGTTCGTGTTCTGCGACCTCGAGTCGCACGACGGGTTCTGCCGCGAGCTTTCGGCACGAACGGAGTCGGTGGTGATCTCGGTGGACTACCGGCTGGCACCGGAGCACAGAGCACCCGCGGCGGCCCACGACGCCTACGCCGCGCTGACCTGGGCTGCCGAGAACGCCCGCGAGCTCGGGGGAGACCCGGACCGGTTGCTGATCGCCGGTGACAGCGCCGGCGGCAACCTCGCGGCCAGCGCTTGCCTGCTGGCCAGGGACGCCGGCGGGCCTGGAGTGGCGGCTCAAGTGCTCATCTACCCCGCGCTTGACCCCGCTTGCGACAGCGCGAGCTACCGCGAACGCGGCAGCGGTTACGGGAACACCAAGGCCGCTATGGAGTGGTACTGGCGCCAGTACCTGCCCGCTGACGGCGCGGTCGAACCCCGGTACCAGGTCGAACCGCTGGCCGCGGACACCTTCCGCGGTCTGCCGCCCGCCATCGTCGTGACCGCCGGCCTGGACCCGCTGTCCGACGACGGCCGGGCCTACGCGGCGGCTCTGGCGCGGGACGGGGTGGCGGTGACGCATCGGCACTACCCGGGCCTGTTCCACGGATTCCTGACCATCATGCCGCTGCAGGCCGGGCAATCGGCCCGCGACCTGCTGTGGCACGACCTGCGCGCAGCTGCGAAGCGAGGAGCACCATGA
- a CDS encoding SDR family NAD(P)-dependent oxidoreductase, whose protein sequence is MPTAREVFGGDLAVVTGAGAGIGAGLTRHLAGDLGMTVIAADVDAQAAHRIADELGKRVVPRVVDVRDPDAVDRLARHVEEEFGPVRLLINNAGVEQFGYLWDVSPTHWQRVVDVNISGVFHGIRAFLPGMIAAGRRSHVLALASIGAVTSLPLQAPYIMSKHAVLAMTECLHQEIAGVGADIVVSAVLPGLVESDIFSSAGGVESGDVAAAEEQRRTMLAIREQAISADEAAETIVAQAARGEFYIVTHPELVHAAMAARADQLVNRRAPAPHRSRFAASE, encoded by the coding sequence ATGCCGACAGCGCGGGAAGTCTTCGGCGGCGATCTCGCCGTGGTGACCGGGGCCGGTGCCGGTATCGGTGCCGGACTGACCAGGCACCTCGCCGGTGATCTCGGCATGACGGTGATCGCCGCCGACGTCGACGCGCAAGCTGCCCACCGCATCGCCGATGAGCTGGGGAAACGCGTGGTGCCGCGCGTCGTCGACGTGCGGGATCCCGACGCGGTGGACCGGCTGGCCCGCCACGTGGAAGAGGAGTTCGGCCCCGTCCGGCTGCTGATCAACAACGCCGGCGTCGAGCAGTTCGGCTACCTGTGGGACGTCTCGCCGACGCACTGGCAACGCGTCGTGGACGTCAACATCAGCGGGGTCTTCCACGGCATCAGGGCCTTCCTGCCCGGCATGATCGCCGCTGGTCGGCGCAGTCACGTGCTCGCGCTCGCCTCGATCGGCGCGGTCACCTCGCTGCCCCTGCAGGCGCCTTACATCATGAGCAAGCACGCGGTGCTGGCCATGACCGAGTGCCTGCACCAGGAGATCGCCGGGGTCGGCGCCGACATCGTCGTCTCGGCGGTGCTGCCGGGGCTGGTGGAGTCCGACATCTTCAGCTCCGCGGGCGGCGTCGAATCCGGCGACGTCGCCGCCGCCGAGGAGCAGCGGAGGACCATGCTGGCCATCCGCGAGCAGGCCATCAGCGCCGACGAAGCGGCGGAGACCATCGTGGCGCAGGCGGCGCGCGGCGAGTTCTACATCGTGACCCACCCCGAACTCGTGCACGCGGCCATGGCGGCGCGCGCCGACCAGCTGGTGAACCGCCGCGCACCGGCGCCGCACCGGAGCCGGTTCGCCGCGTCGGAGTAG
- a CDS encoding 3-ketosteroid-delta-1-dehydrogenase: MPTSTPPAPTPARDTAVDLVVIGSGTGMAAALAGHEQGLDVLIVEKTDYVGGSTALSGGAFWIPASSLLAEQGAVDSPERAEAYLRSVVRGTSPDERWESFLRHGDETIRMLRRTTSMRFMWSKGYSDYHPELPGGVAAGRSCECKPFDVATLGAERARLRSSALKSPVPMPITGYDYKWMNLMARVPSRGVPRVALRMAQGIGGKLLGREYVAGGQALAAGLYGGVLRAGIPVWTRTSLQRLTTEGGRVTGVVLEQGGREVTVQSRRGVVLAAGGFDHDIAWRKEFQSEALEPGWSLGNKGNTGDAIRIGQEVGADIGLMDQAWWFPAVAPLPGGAPSVLLAERSLPGSLIVDGRGHRFVNESTDYMSFGQRVLERERSGDAVGPMWMVFDQRYRNSYVYAGGVFPRMALPGSWYEAGIAHRSDDPADLARRAGLTEAGFVATLRRFNELAAAGVDDDFHRGASAYDRYYGDPTVTPNPNLRPLNGPLYAVRIVLGDLGTCGGLRADGHGRVLRPDGSPIDGLYAIGNTAANAFGATYPGAGATIGQGLVFGNVVAKHAASRA; encoded by the coding sequence ATGCCCACGAGCACACCGCCCGCGCCCACTCCCGCGCGGGATACGGCAGTCGACCTGGTCGTGATCGGTTCCGGAACCGGGATGGCCGCCGCACTCGCCGGGCACGAGCAGGGCCTCGACGTCCTGATCGTCGAGAAGACCGACTACGTCGGCGGCTCGACGGCCTTGTCCGGTGGCGCGTTCTGGATCCCGGCGAGCTCGCTGCTGGCGGAGCAGGGCGCGGTCGACTCGCCCGAGCGCGCCGAGGCCTACCTGCGTTCCGTGGTCCGCGGCACCTCGCCGGACGAGCGGTGGGAGAGCTTCCTGCGCCACGGCGACGAGACGATCCGGATGCTGCGGCGGACGACGTCGATGCGCTTCATGTGGAGCAAGGGCTACTCCGACTACCACCCGGAACTGCCCGGTGGCGTCGCCGCCGGCCGCAGCTGCGAGTGCAAGCCCTTCGACGTCGCGACGCTGGGCGCCGAACGCGCCCGGCTTCGTTCCTCGGCGCTGAAGTCGCCGGTGCCGATGCCGATCACCGGCTACGACTACAAGTGGATGAACCTCATGGCCCGGGTGCCGAGCCGCGGCGTTCCACGGGTGGCGTTGCGGATGGCGCAGGGCATCGGCGGGAAACTCCTCGGCCGCGAGTACGTCGCGGGAGGCCAGGCGCTCGCCGCGGGCCTGTACGGGGGAGTGCTCCGGGCCGGGATCCCGGTGTGGACGCGGACCTCCTTGCAGCGGTTGACCACGGAGGGCGGCCGGGTGACGGGTGTGGTGCTCGAGCAGGGCGGGCGCGAGGTGACGGTGCAGTCCCGGCGCGGCGTCGTGCTCGCCGCCGGCGGTTTCGACCACGACATCGCGTGGCGCAAGGAGTTCCAGTCCGAGGCGCTCGAACCCGGCTGGAGCCTGGGGAACAAGGGCAACACCGGCGATGCCATCCGGATCGGTCAGGAGGTCGGGGCCGACATCGGTCTGATGGACCAGGCTTGGTGGTTCCCCGCCGTCGCACCGCTGCCCGGTGGGGCGCCGTCGGTCCTGCTCGCCGAGCGGTCGCTGCCGGGATCGCTGATCGTCGACGGGCGCGGACACCGGTTCGTCAACGAGTCCACCGACTACATGAGCTTCGGCCAGCGAGTGCTGGAACGGGAGCGCTCCGGCGACGCCGTCGGACCGATGTGGATGGTGTTCGACCAGCGCTACCGCAACAGCTACGTCTACGCGGGCGGGGTGTTCCCGCGGATGGCGTTGCCGGGGAGCTGGTACGAAGCCGGCATCGCGCACCGGTCGGACGACCCGGCGGACCTGGCCCGTCGAGCGGGGCTGACGGAAGCGGGGTTCGTCGCGACCCTGCGCCGGTTCAACGAGCTGGCCGCAGCGGGTGTGGACGACGACTTCCACCGCGGGGCCAGCGCGTACGACCGCTACTACGGCGACCCGACCGTCACGCCGAACCCGAACCTGCGCCCCCTGAACGGCCCGCTGTACGCGGTGCGGATCGTCCTCGGCGACCTCGGTACCTGCGGTGGTCTGCGCGCGGACGGCCACGGGCGCGTGCTTCGGCCGGACGGATCCCCGATCGACGGGCTCTACGCGATCGGCAACACCGCGGCGAACGCCTTCGGCGCCACCTACCCGGGCGCCGGAGCAACCATCGGCCAGGGCCTCGTCTTCGGCAACGTGGTGGCGAAGCACGCCGCGAGCCGTGCCTGA
- a CDS encoding TIGR03621 family F420-dependent LLM class oxidoreductase, with protein sequence MSRIKTALYAPALGRDVAAWQAELRRLDDSGLSALSVSDHFMVGRVDPVAALTAIAMSTRRLRVMALVLCNDYRHPVITHHAAASIDVLSGGRLDLGLGAGYLAAEYAAAGLPYDPPGRRVDRLAESVEVIKALFAGRPVHHEGAAYSVTGLTGTPAPVQTPHPPLLIGGGGKRMLTMAGKHAQIAGIHSNLRHGSAYDAAVIEDMLPDRMARKIAWVREAAERAGRDPDQLDYLSITWTCRVVDSPRQTDAALAEVCRAYAVDPGVGRQSAGLLVGTVEQCVEQLLQRQDGLGLNYVDFGAARAAEVEPLVAALSALD encoded by the coding sequence ATGTCGAGGATCAAGACGGCGCTCTACGCTCCGGCGCTCGGGCGTGACGTGGCGGCATGGCAGGCAGAGCTGCGCCGGCTGGACGACAGCGGGCTGTCCGCGCTGTCGGTGTCCGACCACTTCATGGTCGGGCGGGTGGATCCGGTCGCCGCGCTGACCGCCATCGCGATGAGCACCCGGCGGTTGCGGGTCATGGCGCTGGTGCTGTGCAACGACTACCGGCATCCGGTGATCACCCACCACGCCGCGGCCAGCATCGACGTGCTCTCCGGCGGTCGGCTGGACCTCGGCCTGGGTGCCGGTTACCTGGCGGCCGAGTACGCCGCGGCCGGTCTGCCCTACGACCCGCCGGGGCGGCGCGTCGACCGGCTGGCGGAGTCGGTCGAGGTCATCAAGGCGCTGTTCGCCGGCCGGCCGGTGCACCACGAGGGCGCGGCCTACTCGGTGACCGGGCTGACCGGGACCCCGGCGCCGGTGCAGACCCCGCACCCGCCGCTGCTGATCGGTGGCGGCGGGAAGCGGATGCTCACCATGGCCGGCAAGCACGCGCAGATCGCCGGGATCCACTCGAACCTGCGACACGGCTCGGCCTACGACGCGGCCGTCATCGAGGACATGCTGCCGGACCGGATGGCGCGCAAGATCGCGTGGGTCCGGGAGGCGGCGGAGCGCGCCGGACGCGACCCCGACCAGCTGGACTACCTGTCGATCACCTGGACCTGCCGGGTGGTGGACAGCCCGCGGCAGACCGACGCCGCGCTCGCCGAGGTGTGCCGGGCCTACGCGGTCGATCCGGGAGTCGGGCGGCAGTCCGCGGGCCTGCTGGTCGGGACCGTCGAGCAGTGCGTCGAACAGCTCCTGCAGCGGCAGGACGGACTGGGGCTGAACTACGTCGACTTCGGGGCCGCGAGGGCCGCGGAGGTCGAACCGCTGGTCGCAGCATTGTCCGCTTTGGACTGA
- a CDS encoding 2-keto-4-pentenoate hydratase: MRASTAGTGNSEDLSIADAVARLSGAERTGTPAAPVRDVLGDTDIALAYAVQQELARQREARGAVAVGRKIGLTSPAVQRQMGVDQPDFGVLFADMDVSGRAEIPSGRLLQPRVEAEIAFVLAEDLADGELDAAQVRAAVDHAVPALEIVDSRIAGWDIAITDTVADNASSGLFVLADRRFSLDEFEPRNTTMRLYADGELVSEGDGTACLGDPLAALAWLARTARSLGDPLRAGQIVLSGALGPLVPASPGMRFRAEIDPLGEVTATFS; encoded by the coding sequence GTGCGTGCATCGACAGCCGGTACCGGGAATTCCGAAGACCTTTCGATCGCCGACGCGGTCGCCCGCCTCAGCGGAGCCGAGCGGACGGGAACGCCCGCGGCACCGGTGCGGGACGTGCTCGGCGACACCGACATCGCCCTCGCCTACGCCGTGCAGCAGGAGCTCGCGCGGCAGCGGGAGGCCAGGGGCGCGGTGGCGGTGGGCCGCAAGATCGGGCTGACCTCGCCCGCCGTCCAGCGGCAGATGGGCGTCGACCAGCCCGATTTCGGGGTGCTCTTCGCCGACATGGACGTCTCCGGCCGGGCCGAGATCCCGTCCGGTCGTCTGCTGCAGCCACGGGTCGAAGCCGAGATCGCCTTCGTGCTGGCGGAAGACCTGGCCGACGGCGAGCTGGACGCGGCGCAGGTGCGCGCTGCGGTGGACCACGCGGTGCCGGCGCTGGAGATCGTCGACAGCCGGATCGCCGGGTGGGACATCGCGATCACCGACACCGTCGCCGACAACGCCTCCAGCGGGCTGTTCGTGCTGGCCGACCGGCGGTTCTCGCTCGACGAGTTCGAACCGAGGAACACCACCATGCGGCTCTACGCCGACGGCGAACTGGTCTCGGAGGGCGACGGGACTGCGTGCCTGGGCGATCCGCTCGCCGCGCTCGCCTGGCTGGCCCGCACAGCGCGGTCCTTGGGCGACCCGCTGCGGGCCGGGCAGATCGTGCTTTCCGGGGCGCTGGGCCCGTTGGTCCCGGCGAGCCCGGGAATGCGCTTCCGCGCTGAGATCGACCCGCTCGGCGAGGTCACCGCCACGTTCTCCTGA
- a CDS encoding flavin-containing monooxygenase, which translates to MTTGVHEVRDVLVVGAGFAGLYAVHAFREAGLDVGCLEAGEAIGGTWFFNRYPGARCDVESIDYSYSFDDDLQNDWVWSERYATQPEILAYLDHVADRFALRRHIQLRKRVVAAHFDEQASRWTARTEDGDEHLARYLVFATGSLSAPNKPDIPGAESFAGETYFTARWPQPGPALEGKRVGVIGTGSSAIQSVPILAEQARSLTVFQRTPNYSVPALNRKLTDEEQRRIRAEYPQRRRKSRMSGGGSTHEPYPKPAQECTPEEREAALEAGWRNGGVLFGKTFPDQFTNSASNDFAREFAARKIREIVEDPGTAEDLIPTDHPIGTKRICTDSGYFETFNRDEVSLVNLRRDPIERITAAGIETSAGFHELDVLVYATGFDAMTGALMRVDITGPLGDRIQDAWAEGPVTYLGVQIPGFPNLFTVNGPGSPSVLANMVLTAEQQVDWLAELVRHADDAGATQVEVRRDAAIKWTEHVQQAADATLFPRANSWYLGANIEGKPRRFMPYVAGLGAYRRRCDAIRDDGYEGFVFTSR; encoded by the coding sequence ATGACCACCGGAGTTCACGAGGTGCGCGACGTCCTGGTCGTCGGAGCCGGATTCGCCGGTCTCTACGCCGTGCACGCGTTCCGCGAAGCCGGACTCGACGTCGGATGCCTCGAAGCGGGCGAGGCCATCGGGGGAACCTGGTTCTTCAACCGGTACCCGGGCGCCCGCTGCGACGTGGAGAGCATCGACTACTCGTACTCGTTCGACGACGACCTGCAGAACGACTGGGTGTGGAGCGAGCGCTACGCGACCCAGCCGGAGATCCTCGCCTACCTCGACCACGTGGCCGACCGCTTCGCGCTGCGTCGGCACATCCAGCTGCGGAAGCGGGTCGTGGCCGCGCACTTCGACGAGCAGGCGTCGCGTTGGACGGCGCGCACCGAGGACGGTGACGAGCACCTCGCGCGGTACCTCGTGTTCGCCACGGGCTCCCTGTCGGCGCCGAACAAGCCGGACATCCCCGGTGCCGAGTCCTTCGCCGGCGAAACGTACTTCACCGCGCGCTGGCCGCAACCGGGGCCGGCGCTGGAGGGCAAGCGCGTCGGCGTCATCGGCACGGGCTCGTCGGCGATCCAGTCGGTGCCGATCCTGGCCGAGCAGGCCCGCTCGCTCACCGTCTTCCAGCGCACGCCGAACTACAGCGTGCCCGCGCTGAACCGGAAGCTCACCGACGAGGAGCAGCGCCGGATCCGCGCGGAATACCCGCAGCGGCGGCGGAAATCGCGCATGAGCGGTGGTGGTTCGACGCACGAGCCGTACCCGAAGCCGGCGCAGGAGTGCACTCCGGAGGAGCGCGAGGCCGCGCTGGAGGCGGGCTGGCGCAACGGTGGTGTGCTGTTCGGCAAGACCTTCCCCGACCAGTTCACCAACAGCGCGTCGAACGACTTCGCCCGGGAGTTCGCCGCGCGCAAGATCCGGGAGATCGTCGAGGACCCGGGAACCGCCGAGGACCTGATCCCCACCGATCACCCCATCGGCACCAAGCGGATCTGCACCGATTCCGGCTACTTCGAGACGTTCAACCGGGACGAGGTCTCGCTGGTCAACCTGCGCCGGGACCCGATCGAGCGGATCACCGCCGCGGGCATCGAGACCAGCGCCGGGTTCCACGAGCTGGACGTGCTGGTCTACGCCACCGGGTTCGACGCGATGACCGGCGCGCTCATGCGGGTCGACATCACCGGCCCGCTCGGCGACCGGATCCAGGACGCGTGGGCGGAGGGACCGGTGACCTACCTCGGCGTGCAGATCCCGGGGTTCCCGAACCTCTTCACCGTCAACGGCCCGGGTTCGCCGTCGGTGCTGGCGAACATGGTGCTGACCGCGGAGCAGCAGGTCGACTGGCTCGCCGAGCTGGTCCGGCACGCCGACGACGCCGGGGCGACCCAGGTCGAGGTGCGCCGCGACGCCGCGATCAAGTGGACCGAGCACGTCCAGCAGGCCGCGGACGCCACACTGTTCCCCCGCGCGAACTCGTGGTACCTGGGCGCGAACATCGAGGGCAAGCCGCGCCGGTTCATGCCGTACGTGGCCGGACTGGGCGCCTACCGCCGGCGCTGCGACGCGATCCGGGACGACGGCTACGAGGGGTTCGTGTTCACCTCTCGCTGA
- a CDS encoding TetR family transcriptional regulator: protein MSEDQVARRDRILDAATELGARADLDHVQMNDVAKDAGVAIGTLYRYFPSKTHLFAAVFEAQLGAFLGRLWPTESEDLVSDIGEALVSLSRELLRRPRLCAAMVQSAATNYTSGPSGSAERDSALFHAILDTLTRSAPGDEVESTVRLLVFSWWGVLISRLSGKTSAGQAETDIRLAAQRLVGPLLSRRRFP from the coding sequence ATGTCCGAGGACCAGGTCGCGCGCCGGGACCGCATCCTCGACGCCGCCACCGAACTCGGCGCCCGGGCGGACCTCGACCACGTGCAGATGAACGACGTGGCCAAGGACGCCGGGGTCGCGATCGGAACGCTCTACCGCTACTTCCCGTCCAAGACGCACCTGTTCGCCGCGGTCTTCGAGGCGCAGCTCGGCGCGTTCCTCGGGCGGCTGTGGCCGACCGAGAGCGAAGACCTCGTCAGCGACATCGGCGAGGCCCTCGTATCGCTGAGCCGGGAACTGCTGCGGCGCCCCCGGCTGTGCGCGGCGATGGTGCAGAGCGCCGCCACCAACTACACCTCGGGTCCGTCCGGGTCCGCGGAGCGCGATTCGGCGCTCTTCCACGCCATCCTGGACACCCTCACCCGCTCCGCGCCCGGCGACGAGGTCGAGAGCACCGTCCGCTTGCTGGTGTTCAGCTGGTGGGGCGTCCTCATCTCCCGGCTCAGCGGCAAGACCTCCGCCGGGCAGGCCGAGACCGACATCCGGTTGGCGGCCCAGCGGCTGGTCGGGCCGTTGTTGTCCCGGCGCCGCTTCCCGTGA